The DNA region GGCTACATTGCCTTCCGCGAACGCGCCAAGCAGATTCTGGTGCTTTCGACGGGGAAGAACGTCGCCCCCGGACCCATCGAAGACGTCTTCGCCTCCAGCGCGCTCGTCGAGCAGTGTCTGGTGCTCGGCGACGGCCAGAAGTTCGTCAGCGCGCTCGTCGTCCCGAACTTCGACGGCGTCCGCGAGTGGGCGAGGCGCGAGGGAATCGACCTGCCCGAGGACCCGAGAGCCATCTGCCGAGACGACCGCGTGTACGAGCGCGTCGAGGACGAGGTCGAGACCGCAAACGAACAGTTCGAGTCCTACGAGCGAATCAAAAAGTTCCGCCTCGTCCCCGAGGAGTTCACCGAGAACAACGACCTCATGACGCCGACGATGAAGAAGAAACGCCGCAACATTCTCGACCGATACGCCGACGAGGTCGACCTGTTGTACGAACCGCAGGCGGCGAACTGACCGGGAGTCGCCGACCGTCTGGAGTCCGAAGCCGACGACTCGGTCGCCGTCGACGCGTTCGCCGGAAGCGACCGTACGTGACCGGTGATGCCGTGCTTTCACCGGGAACCGGCGCCTCGTGTCTAAGATACTCCGGAACGGGTGCCATTATAATCCTCCCGGGCGTCGTCGAAATCACATGGAGGACCGCTAATGGCCGCCGGAGGTGGGGGTAATCTCCTCCTGCTCGTCGCCACCATCATCGGCGTTGGTGTCGTCGCACAGGTGCTCTCGGACCGATTCCGTATCCCGAGTGTCCTCTTTCTCATCGCCGGTGGAATCGTCATGGGACCGATACTGGGCGTCATCACCCCCGACTCGTTCGGGAACGCGCTGTCGGCCATCGTCGGTCTCTCCGTGGCGATCATCGTCTTCGAGGGGGCGTTTCATCTCCACGTCGACAAACTCCGTGAGGCGCCGGCAGCGGCGCTTAGATTGGTGACCGTCGGGGCGGTGCTCGCGCTGGTCGCGACGGCCGCCGCCGTTCACTACCTGCTGCAGACGGGGTGGGCCATCGCCTTCCTCGTCGGGTCGCTGCTCGTCGCCACCGGTCCAACCGTCATCAGCCCGATTCTCGAAGTCGTCCCCACGCGTAGCCGCGTCGAAGCGGCGTTGGAGACCGAGGGTATCGTCAACGACGTGACGGCGGCCATCCTGGCGGTCGTCATCTTCGAGGCCATCGTCTCCGGCATCTCCGGCCCCACGGAGTTGGTTCAGCACTTCACAGAGCGACTCGGTATCGGTCTCCTCGTCGGCGCCGTCGTCGCCGGCGTGCTGTACTACGCGCTCCGCTACGTCGACCTCTCGCCGGGGAACGCGCCCAAAAACGCTCGTCTGTTGGTGCTGGCGGGCGCACTCGTCGCCTACGGGACGGCCGACACCATCGCGACGGAGGCCGGGGTCGCCGCCGTCGCGACGGCGGGTGTCCTCCTCGGCAACGCAGACATCCCGTACGAAGACGAGATACTCGACTTCAAGGGCGACATCACGCTCGTCGTCCTCTCGTTCGTCTTCATCACGCTGGCGGCGCTTTTGGACTTCGATACGCTCCGAGAGTTGGGGGCGCGAGGTGCGCTCGTCGTCGCGCTCATCGCGCTCGTCATCAGGCCGGCGCTGGTGTTTCTCTCGACCGTCGGCGACCGGTTCACCCGCAACGAGAAACTGTTCATGAGCTTCGTCGCGCCGCGCGGTATCATCCCCGCCGCCGTCGCGACGCTGTTCGCCATCGAACTCCGCGCGATGGGGATGACCGCTGCGGCGAACACGCTCGTCGGAACCGTCTTCCTCGTCATCCTCGCGACCGTCGTCTTCGAGGGCGGATTCGCCCGACAGATCGCCCAACGCCTCGATGTGATTCCAATGCGTATACTCGTCATCGGGGGCGGTAAGGTGGGCCGGACGCTCGCCGAACGCCTCCAAGCCCGTGGTGAGGACGTCGTACTGATCGAGAACGACCCCGAAATCGTCGAAATCGCCCGCAACGAGGGGTTCACCGTCCACGCGGGCGACGCCACCGACACGCAGGTGCTCGCCGACGCCGGGGCGGTGAACGCGAAGGTCGTCGTCGCGGCCACCGGCGACGACGACGTGAACCTGCTCGTCACCCAACTGGCCGAGTCGAAGTTCGACCCCGAGACCGTCATCGCCCGTGCGAACGACCCTGACAACGCCCGCGCGTTCCAGGAGTTGGGAGTCGAGGCCATCTCGTCGACGGTCGCGACCGCCCAGTCCATCGACGACTACATCGAGCGACCCGCGCTGTCGACCTGGATGGACGAACTCGGCGAGAGCGGCGACGTCCAGGAAATCGCGGTGACCGCCGCCGACCTCGTCGGCAAGGAGATCGGGGACCTCGGCACCAGCCTCCCCGACGGCTGTCTCGTCGCGCTCGTCTCTCACGATGGGGAGACCGAGGTTCCATCGGCGAACTACACGCTGCGCGAGGGCGACCGCATCACGCTCCTCGGCCGACAGGACGCGGTTCGCGAAGCGATGGAGTACGTCCACCCCGAAGAGCGGTAGCGAGTGCGATTCTTGAGTGTCGACTCCG from Haloprofundus halobius includes:
- a CDS encoding cation:proton antiporter, whose translation is MAAGGGGNLLLLVATIIGVGVVAQVLSDRFRIPSVLFLIAGGIVMGPILGVITPDSFGNALSAIVGLSVAIIVFEGAFHLHVDKLREAPAAALRLVTVGAVLALVATAAAVHYLLQTGWAIAFLVGSLLVATGPTVISPILEVVPTRSRVEAALETEGIVNDVTAAILAVVIFEAIVSGISGPTELVQHFTERLGIGLLVGAVVAGVLYYALRYVDLSPGNAPKNARLLVLAGALVAYGTADTIATEAGVAAVATAGVLLGNADIPYEDEILDFKGDITLVVLSFVFITLAALLDFDTLRELGARGALVVALIALVIRPALVFLSTVGDRFTRNEKLFMSFVAPRGIIPAAVATLFAIELRAMGMTAAANTLVGTVFLVILATVVFEGGFARQIAQRLDVIPMRILVIGGGKVGRTLAERLQARGEDVVLIENDPEIVEIARNEGFTVHAGDATDTQVLADAGAVNAKVVVAATGDDDVNLLVTQLAESKFDPETVIARANDPDNARAFQELGVEAISSTVATAQSIDDYIERPALSTWMDELGESGDVQEIAVTAADLVGKEIGDLGTSLPDGCLVALVSHDGETEVPSANYTLREGDRITLLGRQDAVREAMEYVHPEER